Part of the Rhinoraja longicauda isolate Sanriku21f chromosome 22, sRhiLon1.1, whole genome shotgun sequence genome, TGACAATGAATGTCAATAATtctttggcttagtttagtttagtttagacacagcatgaaaacagggcctttggcacaccgaatccgcaccgaccagcaatccacgaacactaacactatcctacacactctagggacagtttacatcttTACCGATCCAATTGaccccaaacctgtacgtctttggtaaaTACTGAGTGAATATTTCAATTCCTTTACTGGGAGCCTCAGCCCTGAATTCACTCAGAGTTTTGCCCCTACACTGCCatattttgagtttagtttagtttagtttgttattgtcgcatgtaccaaggtacagtgaaaagcttttttgttgcacgctGTCCTGTCAGTGAAAAGgctatacatcattacaatcaagccgtccacagtgtacggatacagggtaaagggaataatttgtgtctttttgtgtaaaccagcatctgcagttctgtgtcttCAATGGGCAAAGTATTATCCACTTATTCCGTGAGCACCGATACCCAttctagtgtcatagagtcatacagcgtggaaacatgctctttggcccaacttgcccacgccatccAATATGCccgatctacattaatcccacctgcctgcgtttggcccatacccctctaaacctatcccatccttgtacctgccccaatgtttctttaacattgtgatcgtatctgcctcaactacctcctccttgttccatacacctactgcCTTTTGTGTAAtaatgttgtccctcaggttcctattaactctttccctcctcacgttcttaattcccctactatgggtaaaagactgcatattTACCCTATCTACTCCTCTCGTgatctcatacacctctataagatcatctttcatcctcctgcgctccaaggaataaagttctaaccTGCTCTCCCTCTCCTTATAGggatcctggcaccatcctcataaatcttctctgcacccttccaaCTTAACATGTTGTTAATCTTTCATATAACAGAGTGACCAAaagtgaacataatactctaaatacgacctcaccaatgtcttgtacaactgtaacacgacctcccaacctttctactcaatactctgatgaaggccaatatgctgaaagccttcttgaccaccctatctaccttagactttagactttcgagatacagtgtggaaacaggccctttggcccacagagtccatgctggatAGCAATCATAAACCCGGTTCGcttgcagtatcctacacactagggacaatttacaattttactgaagccaattaatctacaaaactgtatgtcttggGCGTACGGGAGAAATTCCAGAGGACCTGTATAAAACCCacttggccacagggagaacgtatagacagcatccctatagacagcatccgttgtcagggtcaaatccgggtctctagcgctgtgaggcagcagctctactgctgtgctgccctgtgatgccactttcaagaaactgtatctgtttttgtttcagcctGGGGTCTTAGTGAATCGAACTGCAGACTCTCTGGTTACATGGGCCTGGATAATGTGGCGACCAGTCAAGGAGATGCATTGAAGGTCAGCTTCGAAGAACTGCCTGACACACAGGTAATAATGACAGCAGAGTAGCCTCTGTTTGCTCTAGCTTAGTGGATGCTGGTGTTGCCATAGGATCAGGTCCTCACAGCatggcaggtagagttgctgccgcagagtgccagagacccaggttcaatcctgacctcaggcactcTCTCCTTGGAAGCTGTACGTTGTCCCTATGACAGCGTGAGTGTGagtttctgggtgctctgatttcctcccacatcccaaagacgtgagggtttgtaggatgattggcctcagtaaaatcacctctagtgtgtgtcgggagtggatgtgaaagtgggataacatagaactggtatgaacaggtgatcgatggttggtgtggacccggtgggccgaatggcctgtttccatgctgtatctttaaaccaaaatAATGAAGGAGTTCCACGTGGTGTTTAgagagacgtgtgggtttgtaggttagttggcctcagcAAAAGcacctctagtgtgtgtagggagtggatgagaaaatagggCAATATAGAACCTATGGAATGGGTGGTCAATAGTCAGTGtgaactaggtgggccgaagggcctgcttccatgctgtacctctaaaactcaACAAAAGCATCAGGGAGGAATTCTGCCCTGATGAGCTCTGGACTTCAGACTCACCAATGTGGTTGTCTCTTAAATGCCTGATCAGTTCAAGGGCAATGGTGGGTGGACCATGAAAACAAACGGGGTCATGAGGACGGGGCTCGTGATGATTCACTCATCTACTCTCTGTCCTTGCAGAGGTTCGGCTGCGCCAAATCATTGTACGTCTCCGACGCTGACAAACGCAAACACTTTCGCATCGTTTTACGTCTCTTCCTCGGCAACGGGCAAGAGGTCGGCACCTTCTACAGCAAACTCATCAAGGTCATTTCAAAACCTTCCCAGAAAAAGCAGTCCATTAAGAATGCCGAGTGTAAGTATTACTTGCGAAGTGGGCCacatttagattaatttagtttcgtttcgtttattgtcacatgtatcaaggtacagagaaaatctTTTTTGTaatgtgcaatccagtcagcagaaagactatacatgattacaattgagctgtaaAAGAGCTTGGTTGTAATGAATGATTGTAGATTCACTTCTGTGACCCCCACTCAAAGAGCCGCCtggcttctaaacctttcctgtttcCTAAAGAGCAATGTGTCGATGATCAGATCATCTCTTTCCGTGGTATTAATCAAAGGAAAAACAATAACGCAAGACAGTGGGGTGACTTTACTTCCTTCCTCATCCATGCCCCACATACTAGGGGCAGTTTTGCAgagggctagtttagtttagtttaatttattgtcacgtgcaacgggatacagtgaaaagcattttgttgcgtgatatccagtcagtggaaagactgtacatgactacaatcaagctgtccacagtgtacagttataggagaaaggaaataacgtttagtgcagatagtctagggtctccaatgaggtagatggtaggtcagaactgctctctagttggaataagatggttcagttgcctgaacagctgaaaagaaactgtccctgaatctggaggtgtgggtttctgtacctcttgccagaagggagaagagggagtttctagggtgagacttgtccttgtttgtgtgatggtctggtctggtctgcacccacaattctctgcaatctcttgcggtcttggttggatttgttcccaaaccatgctgtgatgcttcctgataaaatgatttctacggtgcatctgtggaagttggtgagggttgttgggggcatgccaaacctcctaagccttcaaaAGAAGCAGAGATGTGGTGTGCTTTCCTGGCCAGAGCTTCGATATGGTTGAGCTGTTGCTGAGTTGAACGAGCTcttgttttttttcattttgtgcGCAGTGTGTATTTCTTCAGACTCCAAGGTGGCCCTGTTTAATCGGCTGCGATCACAGACAGTCAGTACACGGTACCTCTGCGTGGATGGAGGGCAGTTTATTGCCAGTGCCCGGCAATGGGGGGCTTTCACACTGCACCTGGGTAAGtgtttccgtttagtttagtttgaagatacagcgcagaaacaagcccttcagcccaccgagtccacaccgaacagcgatccccgcacactaacactaccctacactcactcgggacaatgtacaattttaccgaagccaattaacttacaaacctgcacgtctttggagtgtgggaggaaaccggcgcacctggagaaaacccacaaggtcgcagggagaaggtacaaactccgtacagagagcacccgtggtcaggatcaaacccgggtctctggcgctgtaaggcagcagctctaccgctgcgccactgtgctgttctgAAGCTGACAGCtaaaattagtttagttaagaaatacagcgtggaaacaggtccttcggcccaccgagtccttgccgactatcgatcatccattcacactagttcgatgctatacccatttctcatctactccctacacactcgggacaatttaaagagggacaattaacctacaaagccgcacgtctttgggatgtgggaggaaagtggtggaagctgttcctgggtctggtggTTCACGTTTTCAAGGTTTTTGTACCTTTTGTACatacgggagtggggagaagaaggaatgtctggggtgggacgagtctttcattatgttggctgctttcccgaggcattgTGAAGTGTAGCTGGAGTCAATGGGAGTCTGGATCTGTAAAGTTTACAGTCTAAAAGTAAagtcgcactgttatcagttgtagcatttctaatttcgtcgtaccttgtgtacaatgacaataaaggcatattattatattattattattaaagggtgatcgatagttgacGTGGCTTGGTAAGACCTGTTTCTATGCATGATTAAACTATATTAAAACTAAACTTAAGCTAAACTCCTCTCTCTGTTCTCCACCCTAATCTAAAGCCACTTGTTTCCCCTACAGACAATGACTCCAGCCGTAAGGGTGAATTTTATCCACGCGATGGGTATATCCGATATGGATCAGCCGTCAAATTAATCTGCACCTCTTCTGGAGTCTCCCTGCCCAGCATGGTACGAGTGTCTTCTTGCTGGTCATTGCAGACAAGTCCCAATcttacattagtttagagatacaatatggaaacagacccttcggcccatcggggtcGCACTGACCGTCcatcacctgttcgcactagttctattttatcccattatctcatccactccctacacactagcaactTATAGagggcaaattaacctgcaaacccgcacgtctttaggatgtgggaggaaaccggagcacccagaggaaacccacacggtcacaaggaggacctgcaaactccacacggacagcaccaggGATCAGGATTGCCCCCgcgtctcaggtgctgtgaggcagtggctctacagtTACGCCATTGCACCGCTTCTGAGTATTATTTTCTCACCCACTTTGAGTCGAAGATATCCTCGAAAATGAGAGTTCTAATGTGTAGAAATAATGCTTTGAAGATTGTTGAAGAGGTACAAAAACGCCACGTCAAAGAAAGCCTGCCTTGAAGTGTGTTTAATAAGCAGGTTTGTTAAAGTATAGTGATGGATGTGGCTCAGTGGCCTTAACCCTTGCCTCCTGCCCAAAACAGAAGAGTACAGGTTTGAGACTCTCTCTGGACCATAAGCccaaagacattggagcagaattaggccattcagcccatcgagtctattctgccattcaatcatgcctgatctatttttccctctcaaccccattgtcctgccatcTCCTCATAATtagtgacacccttactaatcaagaatctgtcaatcacggCTTTAAAaatcccaatgacggcctccacagccatcggtggcaaagaattccacagattcaccatccccatggctaaagaaattcctcctcatctccattcgaaaGGTTCATCTTtgtattctgaggcagtgccctctgcttctagactctcccactactggaaacatcctttccacattcactctatctggaCCTTtcataggtttcaatgagatccccccccggcTCTAGACTGGGTGGTGTTGCAGGATTACACACCAGTCAGAGAAGCCACCATTACAATGAGACATTAATCCAAGGCCCTTGCTACTCACCACCTAGATGTACAAGAAACCTCTCGAACGGTTTCCACATCAAGGACACCAACGGCATGTACCTGTGTCTCTCCAACGAGAAGATCATACAGTTCCAGATAGATATTGACCGTGAGCTGCCTTTCTTGAAGGAAGGTAGTAAAGTCATCCCCAGTGTCTGTGGTTGATGTTTATCCCTTGATTAACATCACTGAAAGAGATTATCTGATCATTGGCATATTGCTCTTTAggaaataggaaaggtttagagggatatgggccaaacgcagacaggtgggactagtgtaatcatgtatagtctttcaactgactggatagcacgcaacaagaaagcttttcactgtaagacagtacacatgacaataaactaaactaaactaaataaaagtagggccgaaggagctgttcccatgctgcatgaTGCAAGTATGGACTCTATGAGACCATACTTTGTGCAAAGTTGGGTGCTGCAGATTTTTGAAGTGAGCACATTTGGGAAAGAAAAGCAATAAAGTATATTGTTTCTCCCTGTGGTAATTGTGTGGACAGATCATTCGGAAGGTGTGCAAGCAGTATGCAGTGTTGGATGTAGACGAGCCTGTTTCTCAACTCCACAAGTGCGCCTTCCACATCAAGGACACCAACGGCATGTACCTGTGTCTCTCCAACGAGAAGATCATACAGTTCCAGGTAGATATTGACCATGAGCTGCCTTTCCATTCCCGGGCCTTTGCCCCGGGGCCGGTCCAActgtaaaaaaaagtttttatttattaaatattatctgTGAGTATTGAGTTTACAGTCTTGTTACGCTGCAGCGAGTAAGACTGTCATTGGCTCATCACCGGTACATCTGAcagtgaaacactcttgacttgggctctcgaagtgagagtgaggccagggtggtgtgggtcagtgatgagagtgaggctagggtggtgtgggtcagtgatgagagtgaggccagggtggtgtgggtcagtgctgagtgaggccagggtggtgtgggtcagtgatgagagtgaggccagggtggtgtgggtcagtgatgagagtgaggccagggtggtgtgggtcagtgatgagagtgaggccagggtggtgtgggtcagtgatgagtgaggccagggtggtgtgggacagTGATGAGtgagaccagggtggtgtgggtcagtgatgagtgaggccagggtggtgtgggtcagtgatgagtgagaccagggtggtgtgggtcagtgatgagtgaggccagggtggtgtgggtcagtgatgagtgagaccagggtggtgtgggacagTGATGAGAgtgaggccagggtggtgtgggtcagtgatgctGACAGCCCTTTTTGAATAACTGACCTTGTTGTTGTGTTGTGACATTACCAGGCCATGCCTTGCAGCAATGAAGCCAACAAGGAGGTGCTGAGTGACGGTGCCTGCTGGACCATTATTGGGACCGAGGTGGTAGAGTACACATTCAGTGAGAGTCTGGCTCAGCCCCACTCTCCCGTCACCCCTGTTCCTGTCATCTGCAACCTTGAGGTGAGATCTAAGTCCACAATGAGTCGCCACCTTCCTGACACCCAATCTAGTCTAAATAtgaaactttgttggcgccagaaacgtgCCGATACTTAGTCTCGGTGAAGTCTACGATTACGCTCCAGTTGTTGCACTTTTGTGCTTATCTATAGTACACTTTTACTGGATTGTactggtccaccactgattttatcggcaactggtggtctgacaCCTCCTTTAACccggacaaaatcacgagagtgTTCTTGAAATGTCCCCTGGAAGTCCACCCAAAAATGTGGCGCCTGGACCGGGTGAGgtggccaatctcaacctcattgggccTTCCGTGGTGGATTGAACTCGCGGGCAGGTTTCTGGAACTACGGCAGGTCCGTTCTCCGTTCCCATAGCTGGCTTACACGGCTGACTTTGCGGGCTGGTATCtcagcaccctccccccaccctgcctcacctcccctccccccccccccaaggcttTGACCTCCATTTGTCTTGCAAAACGGATAATATGACTAGGCTCTGGCACTAAGGGTGCTGGAaagttggtggtggacctgtatgcaaaacaaagaatttccctGTACCGAGGaacataggtacatgtgacaataaagcatcatcacCCTCGTCAGATCTTTGCAGCACCTCTGAAAATGTGACATTCACAGACCTCTCTGGCCACACAAGTGTTGCTGAACAATTGATGTTGTTTACAAAACGAAGGACAAACCAAGTAACTTAAGATTATTCAGCTTAGCTTGGGTGTCTTATGTTTACCTGCCAGGCTTGGTGGTGCCTCTCCTCTCGTCCTGGTTCAATTTCCACCCACTCTACCCTCCCGCACCTACCCTCAATCAATcagaagaagaatcccgacctgaaacgtcacctatccatgttctccagagatgctgcctgacccgctgagttactccaacgctttatgtccttttgtgtaaaccagcatctgcagttccttgagtctacaTCTTGCCTTAGGTTTAGGTTTGCTCCggattcctcacacattccaaagacatgtgagtttgtaggttaattagccttctgtaaattgcccctagtgtgtggggagtgaatgcgaaaatgggataacatagaattag contains:
- the rbpjl gene encoding recombining binding protein suppressor of hairless-like protein encodes the protein MSRDPPLPDPHGRSLPDRPADEAEGLRGAYGSLAGTQPAHLLHPGGSGPRRTALESRWEPGSDRTLARTAQFNRSGADHPTVTHEVIYKYLQRQLDQTVLILHAKVAQKSYGNEKRFFCPPPSVYLTGPGWKLKHERLKSWGLSESNCRLSGYMGLDNVATSQGDALKVSFEELPDTQRFGCAKSLYVSDADKRKHFRIVLRLFLGNGQEVGTFYSKLIKVISKPSQKKQSIKNAELCISSDSKVALFNRLRSQTVSTRYLCVDGGQFIASARQWGAFTLHLDNDSSRKGEFYPRDGYIRYGSAVKLICTSSGVSLPSMIIRKVCKQYAVLDVDEPVSQLHKCAFHIKDTNGMYLCLSNEKIIQFQAMPCSNEANKEVLSDGACWTIIGTEVVEYTFSESLAQPHSPVTPVPVICNLELNGGGDVATLEVQGESFTPNLKVWFGNVEAETMYRDPKSLLCVVPDISSYSTEWRWFRQPVTAPLFLIRSDGAIFSSTFSFTYTPEQSCFTIPRVAQEDPEDSDNFLNNIHQEFTRTNFHLFMQS